The sequence below is a genomic window from Acetobacter vaccinii.
TCCTGGCTGCGTGGTCCGGGTGGATACCCCTCGCCAGTTCCTCAAACCGTATGCCACGCGCCTCAAAGCCGGGAAACTGGTCAAAGCTCGCACAGGCGGGTGACAGCAGCACGACAGGCACAGCGGTGCGACATGCCTCGATATAGGCTGCGGGCACGGCATTTTCCAGTGTGCCTGCAAGAGTGTAGGGCACATTATGTGCGGCAAGAGTATCAGCCAGCATCTGCGCATCGCGCCCGATCAGGAAAGCATGGGCAATACGGGGGAAGTCGGGGGCCAGTGCGGTAATGCCTCCCTCCTTCGCAATGCCGCCTGCAATCCAGATCAGCCGGTCATAACAGCCAAGGGCGCGGGCGGCGGCATCGGCATTGGTGGCCTTGCTGTCATCCACAAAAGCAACGCCGTTGCATGTGGCCACCAGTTTCTGGCGATGTGGCAGGCCGGGAAAGGACAGGATCGCCTGAGCGATCAGTGTGTCGGCAATGCCCAGAAAGCGCGCCATGGCCACTGTTGCCGCTGCATTCTGGCAGTTATGGGCACCGGGCAGGGAGGGACCAGTGCGTGCTATCAAGGTGCCTTTATGCCAGACACCGCTGTCATGCCCGTAATAGGTGCAGGTGGGGTCTGTGGTGGCAATGGTGTCACATTGGGCCGGACCATTGAGCAGGGTTTGAGCCAGAGCGCGGCACAAAGGATCATCAAGCCCGATAACCGCGAGGTCCTGATTGGTCTGGCCCCCAAAAATGCGGGCCTTGGCGCGGGTATAACCGGCCATATCGCCATGGCGGTCCAGATGGTCGGGGGTCAGGTTCAGCAGGCAGGCCACATCAAAGTGCAGGCTGTCTAGTCGTTCCAGCATGTAGGACGACATTTCCAGCACGTACACGCCGTTGTCGGGCAGAAGTGGCAGGGCAAGGGCGGCTGGCCCCAGATTGCCTCCCGCTGCTACGGGCACCCCGGCCTGAGCGAGAATATGAGCCAGCAATGTGGTGGTCGTGGACTTGCCATTGGTGCCGGTAATGCCGACAAAGCGTGCCCGGCTGCCTGCGGCGCGCACGGCGCGGAACAGAAGTTCGGCGTCCGAGACAATAGGCACCCCTGCCTGCCGGGCCATGAGGGCGACCGGGTGCGGCTTTGGCAGAATATGTGGGATGCCGGGGGACAGCACGAGGGCTGTGAACCCGGAGAGTGTTTCAAAAGGGGCAATCACCACCTGCTCTGCCAGATCGGGCGGGAGCTGTGCCGCCAGCGCTGTCCGCGCGGCTTCCCCATCATCCCATGCCTGAACGGACGCACCGCAGGCCGCCAGAGTGCGGACGACTGGCAGCCCGTTACGGCCCAGACCAAGGACCGCAAAGCGCTGCCCGGCAAAAAGAGCGGGGGGAAACGGTGTCATCGCAGTTTCAGCGTTGCCAGACCGCACAGGCCCAGCACGAAGGAGACGATCCAGAAACGGATGACAATCTTGGGTTCGGCCCAGCCTTTCTTTTCAAAATGGTGGTGGATTGGCGCCATCAGAAAGACGCGCCGTCCTGTACGTTTGTACCACAGCACCTGGATGATGACGGACAGGGTCTCCACCACAAAAAGCCCGCCGACAATGCACAGCACCAGCTCGTGCTTGATGGCAACAGCCAGCGACCCCAGCGCCCCGCCAAGGGAGAGCGAGCCTGTGTCACCCATGAAGACCGAAGCCGGAGGGGCATTGAACCACAGGAACCCAAGCCCGGCCCCGACAAGGGCTGCACAGAACACAACCAGTTCGCCCGTGCCCGGCACGGCATGCACTTGCAGGTAGTCGGCAAAGCCATGGTTACCCACGAGGTAGCACAGGATG
It includes:
- the murD gene encoding UDP-N-acetylmuramoyl-L-alanine--D-glutamate ligase: MTPFPPALFAGQRFAVLGLGRNGLPVVRTLAACGASVQAWDDGEAARTALAAQLPPDLAEQVVIAPFETLSGFTALVLSPGIPHILPKPHPVALMARQAGVPIVSDAELLFRAVRAAGSRARFVGITGTNGKSTTTTLLAHILAQAGVPVAAGGNLGPAALALPLLPDNGVYVLEMSSYMLERLDSLHFDVACLLNLTPDHLDRHGDMAGYTRAKARIFGGQTNQDLAVIGLDDPLCRALAQTLLNGPAQCDTIATTDPTCTYYGHDSGVWHKGTLIARTGPSLPGAHNCQNAAATVAMARFLGIADTLIAQAILSFPGLPHRQKLVATCNGVAFVDDSKATNADAAARALGCYDRLIWIAGGIAKEGGITALAPDFPRIAHAFLIGRDAQMLADTLAAHNVPYTLAGTLENAVPAAYIEACRTAVPVVLLSPACASFDQFPGFEARGIRFEELARGIHPDHAARTGQ